In Tribolium castaneum strain GA2 chromosome 8, icTriCast1.1, whole genome shotgun sequence, the genomic window ttgcttcctcgtccgcctccggtggtggtgcaaaggccagagctgctgctgctgcttctgctgctagagctgctgccgccgcggcagccgctgctactggcgaaagaaagaaaaaatcctcagcagtttcaaaagttaaaaaaaacactggaaaacgttccgccgtttcggcaccaaaaaccggtaagaaaccatcttcgccaaaagcgaaaaaagtcgcagccgaaaagaagagcgtagccgtcgcgaaagcaaaaaaggccgcttctgtcggcgctgagaagaaaacaaccgctgcttcctctacaggtagagctgttgcggcaacagcttcatcaaagccgaaatcaccttcgaaagcaaagaaatcaaataaggccggtccaacgaagaaacctaaggcaccgaaaccaaaaagcgccaaggctatatctgctaaagcgaagaaatctcctgcttctcctaaaagaaagaagtgagctatggcaataatctcatttgtcgtcgtcttcgtcgtcgtcgactacgaaccgatgatgatgataatgatgatgatgatgatggtggtgacgtcctggattatcgactgtttaaggccgtcgagggcatacataaatggcccttttcagggccacaaattaatttctatacaaataaaaaaaagttttcacacctatctgcatatacctaaatcgaaatataattattaatttatacaaacaaacaaacgataatgtctgtagggtgtcggcgctaaaaacgcattatccctcctcacctacctaaccacttttatgactttattcgatatttaactttactcatttttatggtacctacttaaataaattaaattcttttgatgccgccgccgttcttgaagtaccgatcaattaaaacgatttgtttacctacccttaaccagagcgaacaatcataaataaaagcatcattgtttttattgtttgacagagtttaaaattcattatgatccgcgtactattactttaattactgtcaatattgcgaaacattttcatttgtaaacaattttgtggttctgaaaagaaccgtttttttttttgtttattttttcattttaagctcgttctcctcgaatacgtcttgccagttggatgtctttaggcatgatggtgacgcgttttgcatggatggcacataaatttgtatcttcaaaaagtccgacaagatacgcttcactcgcttcttggagtgccataacggcagaactttggaaacgaagatcggtcttgaaatcctgggctatttccctgaccaagcgttggaagggcaatttacgaatcaacagttcggtgcttttctgataacgacgaatttcacgcagtgccactgtaccgggcctgtagcgatgaggttttttcactcctccagtggcgggtgcgctttttcttgctgccttagtggcaagctgttttcgtggagcttttccaccggtcgatttacgagcagtttgtttggtacgggccatttttttgactacttctttatccctcaactacacatacacacacataaacacctacgtacgtcactaacaacggcgacggttcatatgaccctgcaacaaaatttttcgccgtattttattaactagggtgacactatgcgttatctgattggtcaaaaaagtaacttaagaggcggagcgaaactaaactataaaatgagttgactaatctggcgagcaggtagttgttttcgacgaagcagtcaaatctgtgtcgttttcttttgtgaaacaaagcttaatttgaatcaataatcattcaaaatgaccggtcgtggcaaaggtggaaagggattgggaaaaggtggagcaaaacgtcatcgtaaagttttacgtgataacatccagggcatcacgaagcccgcgatcagaagattggcacgtcgtggaggagtgaaacgtatctccggtctcatttacgaagaaaccagaggtgtcctgaaggtattcctcgaaaacgtcattcgtgatgccgtcacctacaccgaacacgcaaaacgtaaaaccgtcaccgccatggatgtcgtttacgctttgaagcgtcaagggcgtacactttacggttttggcggttaagttttttttataacctatgttttatctatgagactacgaggcgacgacaataccggtataccagcattgtttggtttttatgtttcttcctcatcgttagttacatcaatctactctctactattcatcgcattttaattttcgacgaaaaaaaacggttcttttcagaaccacaaaaatatttctaaacaaatgaaaaaagtacgtatcacaaggctctcagttaaaccaccagtataataaatgtttgatttccaaactgtttttatatttctaggaaatgtaacaaataaagttgtgtggtttttatgactttgttgtttaatcaatcgtatgcttttccttaaagggatgaattttgacttttcagagataaataataattaccactaaagaaagaaaacatcaaagcctaaccgatatacatggattagctagccccccaccggcgcggcgtgtagctcgccgtctaggagaggcaataaaaatttacctgcttttaaactattaagaaaataaaacatcttgagtgctcttttttttttaaatcgtgcaataaatttttgccaagttttatgtaactttaagtaggtatgtttatttactctttaaaaaaagtttgtgattcttttttttatttgttaaaaaaatgatggccctgagaagggccgatattattatttttttgtagcttgctgcttctcacagcaactagagagacaacagttagctgtttatggtttcttttcggtttttttcggcaaaaggaccgcctggatgttgggtaaaacaccaccttgagcgattgtcacaccggaaaggagcttgtttaattcttcgtcatttctgatggccaattgaagatgacgtggaataatacgagtttttttgttgtcacgagcagcatttccagccaattcaagaacttcagcggcaagatattccatcacagccgccaaataaactggagcaccggcaccgactcgttcggcgtaattacctttacgaagtaaacgatgtattcttccaacaggaaactgaagaccggccctgctcgaacgagacttggcttttccttttacctttcctccttttccacgtccagacatgttgatatgatggtggttttcgtagtttatggaaaagtcaaaataaactataagaatatgctgcgcgtataacttgtatgctactactgcgactgcgaatgactaaagttgcgtttctggcttcgtatttatacggttacttatagagaagtcgtatttctgactggatgattatactaaaaggtggggtcttgattcggagtaaattcgtatataaaacatttttaacaagtagtGCACCATGATCAGTCGTGTCCGAGTAGCCGTCGAGAGCAGTCCTGTTTCCGATTTTCTCCAATCGACTTTCGAAGAGCCACGTTCAGTCTTCAGTCAGGTACAATTTAACGTCTCGGCGTTAAGTCAATGCCCGCCCCCTTGTTTAGTTTACGGTCGGGCTCGATTTAACCTTATGGTTAAATTTTAGCTTCGTCTGAACTaacaagttcaaaattcggCTTTTTCAAGCCGGAACAAATTCATTCACGGCTTTTTCAAGCCGAAATTCAAAATCGGCTTTTTTAAGCCGACTTTTGTTCAAAAAGCGTGTTTTTTCAACGCGCTGATTggcaaataaaacgtttcacACGAACTTTCTCCGACTTCGAAACGTGTTTTTCAACACGTTAGAAGGAGGGAAAGTTCCTTCTACAAATATCTAAAGTTTACAAGTAAGTAAAGAGTGAAAAAATGGCGGGTTCAAGTCCCCCATTGACACTCGAAGCCATCATGGGTGCCATGAAGACTCTTCTGGCACCCCTCAGCGAGAGACTCCAGCGTCTCGAGGAGGCAGTCTTTTCAGACAAAGCCTCCGAAGCCGGTTCCACCTCGACCTTCACCGGGTTTTCAGCACATTCGCTGAAATCCGGGGAATCCCAGGATTTCATGGAAACCGAGGGCTTCAGCCCAGTGAAAACTGGGAAGAAGCGAGGAGCTCCATCCCCATCCCCCGTCGACAATGAGATCGACACAGGGAACAGGTTCTCGAGCCTGTCGAACGAGGATGATTTCGAGCCGACCCCATCGGATGTCGAAAATGGGGAAGAAAGTGAGATGGAAGAAAGGAGGAAGAAGAAGAAGCCTTCTTCGCCCAAGCCCTCTCCCAGGATCGCCACTTGGGCTTCCGTCGCGGCGGCCCCAAAGTGCTCCACATCGGCAGCCCCCCGGATCTCCATCCCGGCAGCCCCCCGGGTCTCTCCCCCGACAGCCCCCCAGGGCTCCACCCCGACAGCCCCCATTTCAAAGGCCCCACGAATTCCGCCGATTTTCTTGAGAGACGCAGGAAAATGGCAACGCGTTTCGTCCGTGGCCAATGAACGGAAGTACGGTTTCACAAAGGCGAGGAGCGTGAGTGATCAGATCCGAATTCAGCCAACTACCGTAGCTGATTTCAGATCATTCACGAAATTCATGGACGAGGAGAAAATCCCGTACCATACTTTCACCCTCCCTGAGGAGAAGAACACCAGGGTCGTCCTGCGCGGGATTCCAGTCCAGGTATCCATGGAGGCAGTGCTCCAGGACTTGAAGCTCCAGGGCTTCAATCCTGTCTGCGTCCACCGGATGCACGCCGGAAAGAGGCAACTCCCGTTGGTGCTCGTCGAGGCACCACTCAGCCAGACAAAGGATGTCTGGCAAATCAAGACCGTCTGCAGCCTGATGGTCAAGGTTGAAAAACCGAGGAAATCAGGCAAAGCAGCACAGTGCCATCGGTGCCAGCGATTTTTCCACGCACAGAGGAACTGCACGGCAGAACACCGATGTGTCAAGTGCGGGGAAGCACATGACACAAAAGTGTG contains:
- the LOC135266962 gene encoding histone H4, with protein sequence MTGRGKGGKGLGKGGAKRHRKVLRDNIQGITKPAIRRLARRGGVKRISGLIYEETRGVLKVFLENVIRDAVTYTEHAKRKTVTAMDVVYALKRQGRTLYGFGG